A genome region from Candidatus Rokuibacteriota bacterium includes the following:
- a CDS encoding branched-chain amino acid ABC transporter permease: protein MPPLELLLQQAFNGLMLGVMYALIAVGFTLFFGVLDVIHFSHGDIFMLGAFAGLSVLAGLHAVGIGDGAVALALAFLVSILITGLVGVAAERVCVKPLARSSPLMTLLATLSLGLVIRESVLIFYPRGADPKRFPQLLPQGGFELGGVAVRYENLAILAIGFCAMVAVDLIINRTRMGAAIRAVAQDPEAAQMMGVNLDRTVDATFFIGSGLAAVAGILSGLYYGEVHFIMGITGGVIGFSAAAIGGLGNVYGAIVGGLLFGMLQTTSAALIPRGSEFRDVVAFAVVMLFLIFRPSGILGEKSVERV, encoded by the coding sequence ATGCCGCCGCTGGAGCTGCTCCTCCAGCAGGCCTTCAACGGCCTGATGCTGGGGGTGATGTACGCGCTGATCGCCGTCGGGTTCACGCTGTTCTTCGGCGTGCTCGACGTCATTCACTTCTCCCACGGCGACATCTTCATGCTCGGCGCCTTCGCCGGGCTGTCGGTGCTGGCCGGGCTCCACGCGGTGGGCATCGGCGACGGGGCGGTGGCGCTGGCCCTGGCCTTCCTCGTCTCGATCCTGATCACCGGCCTCGTCGGGGTGGCGGCCGAGCGGGTGTGCGTCAAGCCCCTGGCGCGGTCATCCCCGCTGATGACGCTGCTGGCCACGCTCTCCCTCGGCCTCGTCATCCGCGAGTCGGTGCTGATCTTCTATCCGCGCGGCGCCGACCCCAAGCGCTTCCCCCAGCTCCTGCCCCAGGGCGGGTTCGAGCTGGGCGGCGTGGCCGTCCGTTACGAGAACCTGGCCATCCTCGCCATCGGCTTCTGCGCCATGGTCGCTGTCGACCTCATCATCAACCGCACGCGGATGGGCGCCGCCATCCGCGCCGTGGCCCAGGACCCCGAGGCCGCCCAGATGATGGGCGTCAACTTGGACCGGACGGTGGACGCGACGTTCTTCATCGGCTCGGGACTGGCCGCCGTGGCGGGAATCCTCTCGGGCCTCTATTACGGCGAGGTCCACTTCATCATGGGCATCACGGGCGGCGTCATCGGCTTCTCCGCGGCCGCCATTGGCGGGCTCGGCAACGTCTACGGCGCCATTGTGGGCGGGCTGCTCTTCGGCATGCTCCAGACCACGTCCGCCGCGCTGATCCCGCGGGGCTCGGAATTCCGCGACGTGGTCGCCTTCGCCGTGGTGATGCTGTTCCTCATCTTCAGGCCCAGCGGCATCCTCGGCGAGAAGTCGGTGGAGCGGGTGTAG
- a CDS encoding branched-chain amino acid ABC transporter permease, whose translation MLLVLLTESALFFLIAAAVLAERPVALAATGAAILVGLAATRFVTPLRTALGRAFERHHATALVAGAAGALALPLALSASPYWTFVATLALLYVTIGQGLNFQIGTAGVLNLAGAAFAGLGGYTVGLLTVSAGWPSWLAVLVGPLVAVTVGAVLFVPILKTRGHYLALVTIAFVFIFNILMNNLEFTGGPQGIKNIPTLRLAGYPFTTKPTVFGIGLPAHANFYYAALLMAALTTWIIRRLYDSWLGLALNTLRDDEIAAKCCGISITRGKLVAFSIGNFFIGLGGAFYAVMVGFVSPPDFDFGYSLVMLSVIIIGGVDSIPGVVLGACLLVPLPERFRFLHEYRLLLYGVVIVVMLLYRPQGLWPAAVRRYR comes from the coding sequence GTGCTGCTAGTCCTCCTGACCGAATCAGCCCTCTTCTTCCTCATCGCCGCGGCCGTGCTGGCCGAGCGCCCCGTTGCCCTCGCCGCCACCGGCGCGGCCATCCTGGTGGGCCTCGCGGCAACTCGCTTCGTCACGCCGCTCCGAACGGCACTCGGGAGGGCCTTCGAGCGCCACCACGCGACGGCGCTCGTGGCCGGCGCCGCCGGGGCCCTGGCCCTGCCCCTAGCACTCAGCGCGAGCCCCTACTGGACCTTCGTAGCCACCCTGGCCCTGCTCTACGTGACGATCGGGCAGGGGCTCAACTTCCAGATTGGGACTGCGGGAGTCCTCAACCTGGCGGGCGCGGCCTTCGCGGGGCTGGGCGGCTACACCGTCGGGTTGCTGACCGTGAGCGCAGGGTGGCCGTCCTGGCTCGCGGTCCTGGTCGGGCCGCTCGTGGCCGTCACGGTCGGCGCTGTGCTCTTCGTCCCCATCCTCAAGACCCGCGGCCACTACCTGGCCCTGGTCACGATCGCCTTCGTGTTCATCTTCAATATCCTGATGAACAACCTGGAGTTCACCGGGGGTCCGCAGGGGATCAAGAACATCCCGACGCTCCGGCTCGCGGGCTATCCCTTCACCACAAAGCCTACCGTGTTCGGCATCGGCCTGCCGGCCCACGCGAACTTCTACTACGCGGCGCTTCTCATGGCCGCCCTCACGACCTGGATCATCCGCCGCCTCTACGACTCCTGGCTCGGGCTGGCGCTCAACACGCTGCGCGACGACGAGATCGCCGCCAAGTGCTGCGGCATCTCCATCACCCGCGGCAAGCTGGTCGCCTTCTCCATCGGCAACTTCTTCATCGGGCTGGGCGGCGCCTTCTACGCCGTCATGGTGGGCTTCGTCTCCCCGCCCGACTTCGACTTCGGCTACTCCCTGGTCATGCTCTCGGTGATCATCATCGGAGGCGTGGACTCCATCCCCGGCGTGGTTCTGGGCGCCTGCCTGCTGGTGCCGCTGCCTGAGCGCTTCCGCTTCCTGCACGAGTACCGGCTGCTGCTCTACGGCGTGGTGATCGTGGTCATGCTGCTCTACCGGCCCCAGGGGCTCTGGCCCGCTGCGGTCAGACGGTATCGATGA
- a CDS encoding ABC transporter ATP-binding protein → MSALLETRGLTVRFGGLVALDAVDVAVDGGETLGVIGPNGSGKTTFFNALTGLYAAAAGDIRFEGRNLVGLDAHVISRLGMARTFQASRLCLGLSVFDNVLIGMHARRRSGLADFVVRRARFLAEIRNAIERAAHLLALFNRELPARGFEPVGQLPQIDRRRVEICRALASEPRLLLLDEPSAGMSPEETAELMKDLQIVREEMPGLSVIIIEHDMFVIEGVSRRVVAFNYGRKIAEGSFAAVAANAEVREAYLGRETARA, encoded by the coding sequence ATGAGCGCCCTGCTGGAAACGCGGGGGTTGACGGTGCGCTTCGGTGGCCTAGTGGCCCTCGATGCCGTGGACGTAGCCGTCGATGGCGGCGAGACCCTGGGCGTCATCGGGCCCAACGGCTCGGGCAAGACCACCTTCTTCAACGCCCTCACGGGCCTCTACGCGGCCGCGGCGGGCGACATCCGCTTCGAAGGCCGGAACCTCGTCGGCCTCGACGCTCACGTCATCTCGCGGCTCGGCATGGCGCGCACTTTCCAGGCGAGCCGCCTCTGCCTGGGGCTCTCGGTCTTCGACAACGTGCTGATCGGCATGCACGCGCGGAGGCGGAGCGGCCTCGCGGATTTCGTGGTGCGGCGCGCGCGGTTCCTCGCCGAGATACGGAACGCCATCGAGCGGGCCGCCCACCTGCTCGCGCTGTTTAATCGCGAGCTGCCGGCGCGCGGCTTCGAGCCGGTGGGGCAGCTGCCCCAGATCGACCGCCGGCGCGTGGAGATCTGCCGCGCCCTGGCCTCCGAGCCTCGCCTGCTGCTGCTGGACGAGCCCTCGGCCGGCATGAGCCCCGAGGAGACGGCGGAGCTGATGAAGGATCTCCAGATCGTCCGCGAGGAAATGCCGGGACTTTCGGTGATCATCATCGAGCACGACATGTTCGTGATCGAGGGCGTGAGCCGGCGCGTCGTGGCCTTCAACTACGGGCGGAAGATCGCCGAGGGCTCCTTCGCCGCCGTTGCCGCCAATGCCGAGGTCCGCGAGGCCTATCTCGGCAGGGAGACCGCCCGTGCTTGA
- a CDS encoding ABC transporter ATP-binding protein: MLELRGVSTRYGPITMLRDVSLAVGRGEIVCLLGSNGAGKTTLIRAILGIVRPVEGSVWLDGERIDHLRTHQVVARGIAVVPEGRRVFPRMTVEENLRMGAFAEWKAADLAARHEHVYGLFPRLAERRNQKAATMSGGEQAMLAMGRALMSRPSLLLLDEPSLGLSPLLVEQLFEMVQTINRGGTTVFLVEQNARKTLAIAHHGFLLQKGEIVGRGTAAELAASEVVRHAYLRG; this comes from the coding sequence GTGCTTGAGCTGCGCGGGGTCAGCACCCGCTACGGGCCCATCACCATGCTGCGTGACGTGTCGCTCGCCGTGGGCCGCGGCGAGATCGTGTGTCTCCTCGGCTCCAACGGCGCGGGCAAGACGACGCTGATCCGCGCCATCTTGGGCATTGTCAGGCCGGTGGAGGGCTCAGTCTGGCTCGACGGCGAGCGCATCGACCATCTCCGCACCCATCAGGTCGTGGCCCGCGGGATCGCCGTGGTGCCCGAGGGGCGGCGGGTCTTCCCCAGGATGACGGTCGAGGAGAACTTGCGCATGGGCGCCTTCGCCGAGTGGAAGGCGGCTGATCTGGCCGCCCGCCACGAGCACGTCTATGGGCTTTTCCCCAGACTGGCGGAGCGGAGGAATCAGAAGGCTGCGACCATGTCGGGAGGTGAGCAGGCCATGCTGGCCATGGGGCGGGCGCTCATGAGCCGCCCCAGTCTGCTGCTGCTGGACGAGCCGTCGCTGGGGCTCTCGCCGCTCCTGGTCGAGCAGCTCTTCGAGATGGTGCAGACCATCAACCGCGGCGGGACGACCGTTTTCCTCGTCGAGCAGAACGCCCGCAAGACCCTTGCCATCGCCCATCACGGCTTCCTCCTCCAGAAGGGCGAGATCGTCGGACGCGGCACTGCGGCCGAGCTCGCCGCCTCCGAAGTGGTCCGCCACGCCTACCTGCGGGGCTGA
- a CDS encoding ABC transporter substrate-binding protein, protein MHGDGRAGERQSYSAPSLSSAAVYDIAVESSSLVGNYRAQFDRVIRKSGYAELVRLIRVKRDQLLKSKRAAAN, encoded by the coding sequence GTGCACGGCGACGGCCGCGCCGGCGAGCGACAGAGTTACAGCGCGCCCAGCTTATCCAGCGCCGCGGTCTACGACATCGCGGTCGAGAGCAGCAGCCTCGTCGGCAATTACCGCGCACAGTTCGACCGGGTCATCCGGAAGTCGGGCTACGCGGAGCTCGTTCGGCTGATCCGAGTCAAGCGTGATCAGCTCCTGAAGTCCAAACGCGCCGCCGCCAACTGA
- a CDS encoding type IV toxin-antitoxin system AbiEi family antitoxin yields the protein MAAPSTVARRSDQPRRLGQFVDTLQGHGRYTFLRTEALAALSTEPENFKKAAQLLVRKQRLVSPRRGFYVIVPVEHRAAGAPPATWFIDDLMRGLDAPYYVGVLTAAAHHGASHQAPQEFQVVTTPPRRPIAVGRNRIRFIVKARLERTSVIEVKTVTGTMRVSTAEATALDLLRYVEHAGFLSNVATVLRDLAEACQPRRLVKAAEADGELAYAQRLGFLLDLVGVARLADPLAQWVETQRPSLVRLNPAQAERAAPRDRRWRLIVNDSVEPDT from the coding sequence ATGGCTGCCCCTTCTACAGTCGCGAGACGTTCCGATCAACCCAGGCGGCTTGGGCAGTTCGTCGACACTCTGCAGGGGCACGGCCGCTACACGTTCCTTCGCACCGAAGCCCTGGCGGCGCTCTCAACGGAGCCAGAGAACTTCAAGAAGGCGGCCCAGCTTCTCGTTCGCAAGCAACGTCTCGTCAGCCCGCGCCGCGGCTTCTACGTGATCGTGCCGGTCGAGCATCGGGCCGCCGGAGCCCCGCCCGCGACCTGGTTCATCGATGACCTGATGCGCGGGCTCGACGCACCCTACTACGTGGGCGTCCTGACGGCTGCCGCGCACCATGGCGCCTCTCACCAAGCGCCGCAGGAGTTCCAGGTGGTGACCACGCCTCCCCGCCGGCCGATCGCCGTCGGACGCAACCGCATCCGCTTCATCGTCAAGGCTCGCCTGGAGCGGACATCAGTCATCGAGGTGAAGACCGTAACCGGGACCATGCGGGTGTCCACCGCAGAAGCCACAGCCCTGGATCTCCTCCGCTATGTCGAGCATGCTGGGTTTCTCTCCAACGTGGCCACGGTCCTGCGTGACCTCGCCGAGGCGTGCCAGCCTCGGCGACTCGTGAAGGCCGCCGAGGCGGACGGTGAGCTCGCCTACGCGCAGCGGCTCGGCTTTCTGCTCGACCTGGTCGGCGTGGCGCGGCTGGCCGACCCGCTCGCCCAGTGGGTTGAGACCCAACGCCCGAGCCTCGTGCGCTTGAACCCGGCCCAAGCTGAGCGCGCTGCGCCTCGAGACCGTCGGTGGCGGCTCATCGTCAACGACTCCGTAGAGCCCGACACGTGA
- a CDS encoding nucleotidyl transferase AbiEii/AbiGii toxin family protein — protein sequence MIQPAYITHWGTVVPWAGPDQVEHDLALSRALVEIFSEPTLARSLAFRGGTAIHKLVLSAPQRFSEDLDLVQVESGPIGELMRTIRRCLDPVLGRSSFEKSPISHTVTYRVESEIPPTRRLTVKIEINTREHFSVLGWRQRSFSVESPWFAGRADVQTYETDELYGTKMRALYQRRKGRDLYDLALGLQEGLLDPAAVIRCFLHYMEQEGHAVTRQEFEKNLRAKSGRPDFRGDIRPLLAPGGRYDPDEALERVIENLIAGLPGA from the coding sequence GTGATCCAGCCCGCCTACATCACGCATTGGGGAACCGTGGTGCCCTGGGCTGGCCCGGACCAGGTGGAACATGACTTGGCGCTCTCACGTGCGCTGGTCGAGATCTTCAGTGAGCCGACGCTTGCACGCTCGCTAGCCTTCCGGGGCGGCACCGCCATCCACAAGCTCGTCTTGTCCGCCCCTCAGCGATTCTCGGAGGACCTGGATCTCGTCCAGGTGGAGTCGGGCCCCATCGGCGAACTGATGCGGACGATCCGGCGCTGTCTGGATCCGGTACTGGGGCGGTCGAGCTTCGAAAAGAGCCCGATCAGCCACACGGTCACCTACCGGGTCGAGTCGGAGATCCCGCCGACGCGACGGCTCACAGTGAAGATCGAGATCAACACGCGCGAGCACTTCAGCGTGCTCGGCTGGCGACAGCGATCCTTCTCGGTCGAGAGCCCATGGTTTGCGGGGCGCGCCGACGTGCAGACGTACGAGACAGACGAGCTTTACGGGACCAAGATGCGGGCCCTGTACCAGCGCCGCAAGGGCCGCGATCTCTACGATCTCGCGCTCGGGCTCCAAGAGGGACTTCTCGACCCGGCCGCGGTCATCCGGTGCTTTCTCCACTACATGGAGCAAGAGGGGCATGCGGTCACCAGGCAAGAGTTCGAGAAGAACCTTCGTGCCAAGTCGGGCCGGCCAGACTTCCGAGGCGACATCCGCCCCCTACTGGCTCCCGGTGGGCGCTACGATCCCGACGAAGCGCTCGAACGAGTGATCGAGAATCTCATAGCAGGGTTGCCGGGAGCCTGA